The genomic DNA AGGGTCTTTAACTTCCgggcacaagtgatctgcccaccttggcctctcaaggtgctgggattacaaatgtgcaccactgggccactgcatccagcttttttttttttttttttgagacagggtcttactctgttacccaggctggagtgtagtggtatgattgTGGCCCACTCAAAAAgctccaacctcctgggctcaaataatcctcctgcctcagcctcccaagtagctgggaccaaagcatacaccaccatacctggctaatttttgtatttttgtagagatgaggtctcactttgttgcccgggttggtcttgaagtcctgggctcaagcaatctgcctgtcaacctccgaaagtgctggaattacaggtgtgagccactgtgcctgatctaCAAGCTCTCACtttaagtggaagctaaataatgGGTACATGTCGACATAGAGTGTGGAATAATAGACCCTGGAGTTGGAAGGGTGAGAGGGTGCTGAGGAATAAGAAATTACTTAGTGGATATGATATACATTATTCAAGTGATGCTTATACTAAAAGcctagacttcaccactatgtaatatatccatgtaatGAAATTGCTCTTGTGGCCCTtaaatttaatacaaaaaatttttttaagaagtcatagccagccaggcacggtggctcaagcctgtaatcccagcactttgggaggccgaggcgggtggatcacgaggtcaagatatcgagaccattctggtcaacatggggaaaccccgtctctcctaaaaatacaaaaaattagctgggcaaggtggcgcgtgcctgtaatcccaggtactcaggaggctgaggcaggagaattgcctgaacccaggaggcggaggttgtggtgagccgagatcgtgccattgcactccagcctgggtaacaagagcgaaactccgtctcaaagaaaaaaaaaagaagtcatagcCAAACCCAAGTtcacacagatttttttctgttttcttcttttatagctttgcgttttacatttaggtctgtgattcatTTGATGGTTTCTGTAAAAGGTGTACTATCTGTCTCCATTCACTTTTTGCATGTAGCTGGTCAGTAGTTCCagtactatttgttgaaaagactatccgttctccattgaattgcctttgctccttgATCAAACATCAACTGATCTTTGATTAAGATCAATTTGTATTTGTGTGGGTCACACAACTGTATTTGTGAGTCTATTTCTggtctctttattctgttctactGATCTAGTTGTCTACTCTTTTGCCAATACCACATTGTCTAGGTTACCGTAGATTTATAAATACCAAAGTCTGGTACTGTTGGTCCTCCAACACTGTACTCAATCAATACTGTATTGCCTATTCTGAGTCCTTTACCTTTACTATTAAACTTCAGAATCAATTTGACTATAGCCACAAAGTAACTTGCTGGGATTCTGACTGGGACTGAGTTGAATCTACAAATCCAGTTTTGAAGAActgacattttgacaatattgaatcttcctacCCATGTGCatggaatacattttcttttgccaGTTCTGCAGTTCTTCTTACATTAAGTCTTGTATGTATTTTCTTAGATTTATacttaagcatttattttttggcGCTAAGGTACTAGGTTAATTTTAAATTCCAATTGTTTATTACCGATATGTAGGAAAGCATTTTACTTTTGTGTAATTagtcttgtatcctgcaactgcTGTAATCGCTCATTAGTTCcagaagttttttctgttttcaattttctgcaaTCATGTCATTTTTGaggaagttttatttcttccttcccaaattctacactcttttatttccttgtcttattgcattagtGAGCATCTCAGTACCATATGGATACGAGTGGTGAGAGGACATCCTGACCTTTTCCCTCATCTTAGTGGGAAGAATCTAATTTcttaccattaagtatgatgtcagTTGTAGaattttgtaaagtaaaaaaaaatccagttgagAAAGTTCCCTCCTGTTCCTAGCTTGCTGAGAATTTTTGTCATGAatggctgtttaattttgtcaagtgctttttttGTggttgggcaccgtggctcacaacTCTAATGCCGGGAagttgagatgggtggatcacttgagtccaagagttcaagataagcctgggcaacatggccaaactccatctctacaaggaatattaaaattatctaggcatggtgatgtgcaactgcagtctcagctactccaggggCTGCGATGGGAGGAGTGCTTTGGGTCCTGGAGATGgggattgtagtgagccaaaatcatgtcactgccctccagccttggccacagagtgagactctgtctcaaattaaaaaaaaaaaaaaaaaaaagcttttacttATCTATGGATTTGAATAAGCCTTACATATCTAGAATAAATACCACTTGGTTATAGTATATAATTTTATCTGATTTTGAGTCAGCGTCTTGCTGTGTCCCCAGAGTGGAGCGTGGTGGCATgaacactgctcactgcagctctgatctcctgggctcaagctacccttctgcctcagcctcccatgtgttCCTATGCAGCTGGGACCCTAGGCATGGACCACCATTTGTACAGATAAGGTCttacttggttgcccaggctggtctccaactcctgggctcaagtgattctcccaccttggcttcccaaagggctgggattataggtgtaagccaccatacctggccaatgtagttctttttatttattgttggaTTCTATTaggtaatattttattgagaactTCTCCATCTATGGTCATGAGATATTTGTatgcattttcctttcttgtaatgtTTTGTCTGCCTTTGGTATTAAGGTGATGCTGGCATCACAGTATGAGTTAGGAggtcagagtaaattttttatcataaagtatttcaaagaacagaaaataagtaaatgtgtATTCCAATGGCCaggtttaataaattttaattttccaaatttggTTGACTTGAAACACATACCCACTCACGCATTCAAGTTCATTTGAAGCTTGTATCTCCCCAAACCCACCCCAAAATAATTACTTTATCTAAAGTAGTTgttacttttatttgtatttatactaTCACCTTACATTTACCACCTATAGAGAGTACAGCATATTGTTTTgcagacttttaaattttatgtaaagaATATCACataacttttgcttttgtttgtacATGATTttaggtttattcatgttgtatcAAGTGGCTCTAATTCAATCAACTGCTATCTTATTACATTGCGCAAATACACAATTTATCATTTCTCCTACTGATGGTCATTTAGATTGTTGCCAATCTTTtaattgtaaaactttttttttgatacaggatctcactctgtggcccaggctggagtgcaatggcatgatctcagctcactgcaacctccacttcctgggttaagtgattctcctgtcttagcctcctctgtagctgggattacaggcgcataccaccatggctgcctaatttttgtatttttagtagagacagggtttaaccatgttggccaggctggtctcaaactcctgacctcgtgatctgcctgcctcggcctcccaaagtgctgggatcacagagtgagccatcacgcctggctacaACTATGCTTTTTAGTAAATTTGAACAAACATAAATATCTGAGAAGAGTTAACTTTAATTAAATAAAGTCAATTTTCTAGTCAAATGTACTGTCCCACACTACTTTTTCAGGACGTCTACTCCTATACGTATATAGGAGTAGAGATAAactataggtatatatatatatgttctgctTTTAAATTgtaggccgggcctggtggctcatgtctgtaatctcagaagtttgagaggccaaggcgggcagatcaggaggtcaggagttcgagactaacgtggccaacatggtgaaaccccgtttctactaaaaatataaaaaattagccaggcatggtggtgcgtacctgttgttccagttactcgggaagctgaggcaggagaattgcttgaacccaggaggtgaaggttgcagtgagctgagatcgtgctactgcactccagcctgggtaacagagtgagattctgtctggaaaaaaaaagagtattgtaTAAGAGCTGGGTAtagtgccacacacctgtaatcccagctacccacgaggctgaagcaagagttggagaccagcctaggcaacacagcaggaccagtctcaaaaaaaaaaaaaaaaaaaaaaaaaagtattgtatgGTATCTTATTAAACTAAGACATatatttaacatctctgaaattaaGATATACCTTATAATCAATGACATATCATAGCCTAACTGGCAGTATTTTTGCTGAGTGGCATATAAAATAATAGTGAATATTAAAACAACTTAAATTAGATGATAAATTATGGAAATTATGagcaaaataaaagagataattgaggctgggcatgatggctctctcctgtaatcccagcactttgggagtccaaggctggcagatcacctgaggtcaggagttcaaaaccaacctggcaaaaccccatttctactaaaaatgtaaaaattagccaggtgatgtggtgtgcatctgtagtcccatctactcaggaggctgagtcagaactgcttgaacccaggtggaggctgcagtgagctgatattgcactactgcactagcctgggcaatacagcaagattccatctcaaaaaaaaaaagagataattgaGTCATTAGGAAGTTCAGCTTATAAAAGATGTCCCAAcggctactatttttttttccagactaaAGTGCAGCAGTGAGAAGGGGTGGGGAAGACTAGAACAAGGAGtttgatctgtaactgactgtgaacaatcaattgaTAAAACTCACTAAATTCAGaccagcctcacaaagtgctgggattacaggcatgagccactgggcctggcctacaacactttttaattctttatcaTTACTAAGAATATTAGAAATACAGAGCTTGCTTCACAAGAGATTTACCAAAACTAATCATGCTTTTACACTAATcttgaatattttaattcttaGATGATGCAAAGAGCATTACCATTTGCTTTCTGCCTAAAAACAAGgtatcttttccttcattttaattagtgcgctgccacgcccagctaatttttgtatttttagtagagatggggttttactgtattgaccaggctggtcttgtgtcTTATTTACAGTAAAAACTACAACATATTTCTGTTAACTGAAACCTAAGTATATGGTAGGAATGAATGAAACAGAGAAATCGTTGAGTGACAAGAGCCGTAGATTTTGGCCTAGGTAAAACAATTAATATGGAATAGAACCTAACAGTAAATGTATGGGCAAGGGTTAATGAAAATGTTCCTCTTAAGAAtctgaaaatgtttcagaaaatataaacttacttctaaaatatgtttttgactTGAAGATATAATGTTAGTATGTCAGAAGTAAACTTGAAACTTTTAACTTCTTCCTCCTTGAAATCATGCAAATTATGCTACTGAAACAGGAATTGAGAAATCTTCATCAGGCTCTTTATCATTATCAAGAATAGTGGAAATACAGTGCTTGCTTCACAGGAGATTCACCAAAACTAACCATGCTTTTACACTAATcttgaatattttaattcttaGATAAGGCAAAGAGCATTATCATTTGCTTTTTGCCTAAAAGTAAGGTATCTTTTCCTTCATGTTAAATTCATGCTTTTTGCTCTCCTTTCACACCATACACCCACAGAAGAAACGGTTTTTTTAATAGTCCAGAAACAAAAAGCCAAGGTCATTGAACACTGTCATCATTTCCCAACTTGATAATACATCTGAATTCTGAACATCTCCATATGGCCCaatatgttttgttatttttgacatGGGAGTCTCaccgtcacccaagctggagtgcagtggtgctatcttggctcactgcaacctttgcctcccagtttcaagtgattctcctgcgtcggcctccccagtagcttgaattacaggtacacaccaccatgcccagctcatttttgtatttttagtagagatggggttttaccatattggccaggctggtaactcctgacctcaagtgatctgcctgcttgggTTCCCAACgttctgggattgtaggtgtgagccatggtgcctggcccaaAACTCATTTTTAATACCACACTTTACTCACAATGCATAATTATGGAGGTCAGAAGTCGGCTAAGAGGCTgaaggtggtggctcacacctgtaattccagcactctggggggctgaGGATGGAGGATCCCTAAAGCCTaagagttaagaccagcctgggtaatatagggAGACCCCTATAGGGAGAtcccctatctcttaaaaaaagaagtctgTTAACATTCAAAGGGAAGGAACATTAACTCCACATCTTGATGGGGTAGTGGCAAGGTTCTAGAGGGTATGAGACTTTAAATATTCTTGGGGTCATTTTTGGAAAACACAATTTGCCATAGGTTTCTTTTGTGAAATGGGAGAACAGTGATTACCAAAAGTAGAAGGGAAAAAGAACTGGCATGATCCCCTGATCACAGACATGTTTTTAAGTAGGTCAATTTTAATAAAGAGTTTATATGGGCATTGGGATTTGAATTTGCATTCCCTTAAAGCTATTTATTCTTGCATACCCCTTAGAAGGTTTAATATTCCCAGGAGTATACATACCCTTGTTTGAAGATTCTACTATAGACTACACTCCtatccttcaatcagctgaattttttatgacatatacTTACTTGTAAGTTTTTCTAAAAAGTTATTTGGCATTTCTATGAAGGTAAAATGTGTATTCTAGAACACTAAAATCCAAttcctttcattttaaagaaagatcAAATCCTTTACTCAGCTAAATAAGAGAGTAACAGTAGCAAATCAAATGACCAATGCCGTTAAGAATTTTGATGACTGAATACACTACTAATAGTGTATGTACTTTTCCTGAGGAATAAAGTTTTCTCTTAAAACACTCAGAAAGGCCAGATCTCTAGAAGCAGATGGTGGTAAGCTTTAGCAAGAAATTATACCTTTATGTTACACTTATAGTGAAATAAAATGTACGTAGATCATTAGAAGAGCTACAGTTTGAATGTCCTCCAAATACTATATACACTGGCATAAAATCCTTCCCAATTTCTATTTTCATCTTTGCCAATAACCCAGTGATCTCTAAGAGATGCTTCagtaaattattttcaagtgtaATTTCCTAAAGACAGTATTTCTTACCTATAAAATTCAATGACGTATTTACAAAAGTATTCTCTTTGCTTTAATTTCCATTACACATCATGACCTCAACACATCTGGAAAGACATGAATTTAGGGAATAAAGACCTCTTCTTTATAATACTGGGGAAAATTTACTAAGTTATCCCTTTTATATACAGGGTATAGGTAGAACAATATAGTAGTTATAATAAGAATTTCTAAATCCATTTGTCAACTTATTAAGTACCTACTATTTTGCAGACACTATTCTAAAAACTGAGGAAACAGAGGTAAAGAGAAAGTAACagctatcatttattgagtgcttactatgtgccaggcccatATATAAATCCATTTAATCCTCCAACACACCTCTATGACACAGGCACTATTAATTTCCTTATCttacatatgagaaaattgaggcatagAGAAGTGAACTCATCTAGCTAGTAACTTGCAGAAACAGAATTTCCAAAATCTTGGCTTTCATGGAAATCTGATTAATCTAAAAGCCTTACATTCTTATATTCTAGTCTCAATAGAGAAAAATAGAACTGCACAAATAGAACTGGATATGGTTTAAATAAGAGGTGCTgaccattttgtttttacatgtttCTTTCTGGGAATATTGAAACAAAAGTTTTACTAGCTCTATCTTcatattttgtgattttaaaacatCTAGAGTCTATGTTACATGTTGAAGCACTTGATttcaggccaagtgtggtggctcacacctgtaatcccagcactttgggaggctgagacagatcacctgaggttgggagtttgagaccagcctggccaacatggtgaaaccccgtctaaaatacaaaaatacaaaaatgagccgggtgtttGCCTGTacacccagctactctggaggttgaggtgagagaatcacttgaacccaggaggcggaggttgcagtgagccaatatcgtgccactatactccagcctgggtgacagagtgagaccctgtctcaaaaacaaaaaaacaaaaaaccccacatggtctctaccaaaaatacaaaaattagccaggtatggtggtgtacgcctatagtcccagctactctggaggttgaggtgggagaatcacttgaacacaggaggcagaggctgcagtgagccaagctcgcaccactgcactctagcctgggcaacagagacgccatctcaaaaaaaaaatttgagttttaaaaaatagttgggGTAATAATTCTTCCCTATTTTTCTCTCGAGTActataggtatatatacatagCATTTCTTACTTTGGAAAACCACTTCTCTACTTCAGGTAGGCCTAGTGGTGCTCAAGGCCACAAAATCTTTTCTCATTACAGTGATGTGTCCATGATTCAAGCTAATTAGTCTCAAATGGTtcaataatacagaaaaatgatCTAAGCATGGCCAATTTGTCTTCTCTTGGATTGATGGAGATGAGAGATGTTCTTTTTGCAATGGAAGTGATTTGAGACTTCTGGTAGCTATCTTCTTTGGCCTCAAGAGAAAATTACTCCTTAATGCTAAAaggtaaaaagtagaaaaattcagATAGAACACTTTGATTTAGCTATATGTGGTCTGTCTTTGCTTTTTCCAGTTCAATGAGTATAAAGTTATGCTTAAGTGAGATTCTGGGGCTTGGagttttaatgcattttaacaGTAGCATTAGATAAAATGAGTATGACTAGAACTGTTATTCTTATCCTCACTATTTATGAACAAATACAGAGCTGACTACAGCTCAAAGGATGatttatctatttcattttcaaaaataatttgtacTTTACCTATGAACTTTAAGTGATTACAAACCATTACTGTAATAAGTCTACATCTTTATCATACCACAAAACCACAATATAGCTAGaagacaaaatgttttattttaaaacattgaaaaaaacattaaaagacaaATGTCCATTAATATAACCAGGAatgttaaatatatgaaaactgTAAATCTCTAAAATGTGGTCGGCACTTCCAGAGCTAAATGTTGAAAATTAtcctgcttttttctctaatatcaaCAGTACCCGatattatgaaaaataacaaaaagaccTTACTAATTATCCAATCAAAGTCATCTTTGGGTAAATTTATATCAACACAAGTTAAAGTTTTGTCCAAGATGTTCCTGACACATGAAGGTTCCAGttgaatttcagaaatgttaacaaAAGTATCTTCCTTTTTTGCCTGTGAATGTTTGAGTATTGCTGTATTGTTGGCTTATATCCACTACAGATACTGGTTCTAGGCCAGCCCAAGGATCTTCAAGCATTGAAGGCTTGAAATAATTTTCCAACTCATTagacattcttttttctctaacacGCCCTGATCCAAATGGTGTAGATGTCCTTGGAGAaccctttagaaaaaaaatcagttaaaaaaaaacacttagtaGAGATTATTAGTACTTCTTCCTTTAGCTAAAGGTTAGAGGGAATCACATTGCTGCTTAAAGGTTGTGACTTGAACCTAAATACGTTCAATTACAAAGTCCATGCTTCCTTCagtcttattttttccttaaaaaagtaCTTAAAGCAATTTGGTATTCTCATTTATTAATAATTCCATGCCCACTGTCATCTCAAATACTTTTGTGTCTAATGTAGTGACTTCGCAGTAATTAAATACAAGTAGTGATGAAATCAAGTTATTCAATTTTCCctcaaaatgttcatttttttcaggaGAAAACAAGACTACAGTTTTAAAGTTTCTAGAACCTTTCTAGCTCAGGAATATTTTCTTTACTCCTTAGCTCCCGGCTCGAAAGAGGTAGGGCTGGTGTAGAATGCACCAAGCTGGAAAAGCAGGTAGTTGCAAGTTGTAAACCACAGAAATCCTAGACAGGCTACAAACACTCCGTCTTTTGAATTTACTTTCACTAAAGGAATGGAAAACTTTCGCTACCACCGATTTTCTCTCCAGGGAAGTTGGAACAGAAGCCAGTGTAGCTCGaaagacagattttaaaaacaaaaaacaaaaaacaaaaaaacagtaaaaaggaaaagaacgaCTTCCTGAAACAAATAGGCAAGGCCCCtggcaaagaggaggaaaaggagaattaGGAAAATCTGTGTATGGGTGGCAGTGTACTGGCTAAAAGCACAAGGGCTCTAAATCAGATCGTACGACTCTGCCACTCTTTAGGGAATCTTCCGAAAGTTATTCAGCTTCTCTAAGCCTCGGTTCgctcatctgcaaaacagggcTAACAACAGTACCTCAGAGAGGATGAAACAAAATAATCCACGTCAAGGGAAAATTAGTACCGTGCCTGCCATCAGTGAGAGCTCGGCAAACGCTGGCTATTATTATTACCTGGGGGTGGGTCTGCTGTTGCCCTGGGGAGTAGCCGAATTGCTGCTGGGACCCCGCGGGGGACCTGGAGTAGGAGCCAGGGTAGCCGCCAGGGGACGGAGACCCGAACCGGCCCCCCGGGAAGCTGCCGCCGTGTCGCGGAGAGTGGCTGCTCCCGTAGGGCCTAGACCGGGGCCCGTACGGCGGCGTGTGGTGAGGACTCCCGTACCCGTCTCGAGGGGAGGGCAGCCGTGGTCCGCCCCCGCCCGGGGTACCCCGGAAGCTGCTTCCGCTACCCCAACCTCCTCCACCCGGACCAGGGTAAGGAGGAGTCGGGGGCCGAAAATTCTGTCGCTGCATATCAGGAGCCGAAGACGAAGATCTCGCTGCAGCGTTCTCCCACCGGAACTGTATCGACCGGCCCTCCACCGAGAACTGCTAGTCCTTTACCAAAACAGTCCTCCGACCGCAGCGATCCTACCGCACATCGGTTCCGGCGTCACAAAGGTTCCGCCAGGGACGGCGGTGTTACAAAAGTTACTAACTTGGCGAGACACTTCGTGGATTAAGtgcaaagaggaaggaaagggcaCAGGAAAGGACGGAGACCCGACCCCAGCAACCTTTCTAGGCTGAGTGCCCTCGGTCTGACTGACACAAGAAACTGGCCCAGCGGGAGGCTGGGACTGAGGTACTCCGTCCCGCCCGGCGGGGGCGGGGTCTGCTGCGTCCGTGGGCGCCCCCCAGTGGCGCAGGATGGCCCCTCACGGAGTTTGCCGCTCGCACCGTGACTGATGCTGTGTGAGACGCGCACTATGCTGGCGACGCTGACGAGGGTGGCAGCTCTGCGCAGAACCGGCCTCTTCTCCGGCTGGGGCGGCAGGAGGGGGCTGTGGACTGGCCGCCCGCAGTCAGGTACCCTCCTAGATGCGGTCTGGGCGGCTAAAGGGACCCCCGTCCCCGCTTGCCCCCCGGGGCCCTCTGAGGAGAGGAGTCGCGGTCTGCTGAAGTCTCTGCTGACCCCGCAGCCCATCCGGTGGCTTTGCTCGCCTCCCTGCGTCCCCGTTCCGTGGGCCTCTGGCCGGCCTGCCCCGCTCTGGCCGCCTCGGGGTCGCCCCTGCCCCACGCGTTGCTGGGACCCAGGACTCGGGGCGCGGTGGGGTCCGGCCATGCGCGTCCCGCGACTCGCGCTTGGCGTCTCTTTACTCCTATCCTCTCATCTGCCAAGTTTAAGTAACTTCGAAAATGCACACCCAGCAGCATTTCGGAAAGACTTGAGCCTCCTGCTTTGAATAACTTGCGGGGGCAAAGGCTGTGCTGACAAATGCTGGACTCTCTCCCCTGAGCAGCGCTTGTCAAATGGAAGCGAGTTAGGGAGGAGATTAGGAGGCAGAGATactgatttacaaaaaaaaaaaaaaaagaaaatgtggccaaaACTCTTAAAATGTGGATTACTCCACGAACTTCTAGTTATAAAGAAGTGTGATAGTTCAAGAATGACACTTACTGTACAATAAAAGACGCCTTTGTACAGTTACCTGTCGCAGAATTTTATTTAGAGGTTGAAATTTAACTTTACTACAGTGTTATAAAACTTTTTCTTACTCCCTCTGAATTTGAGAATGGTAATCCACTATGAATCCTAGaagcattagttttttttttattgccttttaggttttggggtacatgtgaagaacatgcaagatagttgcataggtacacatgtggcagtgtgatttgctgccttcctccccttcacctatatctgccatttctccccatgctatctctccccaactccccaccccccactgtcgctcccctattccccccaaaagaccccagtgtgtagagctcccctccctgtgtccatgtgttctcattgttcaacacccacctatgagtgagaacatgtggtatttcattttctgttcttgtgtcactttgctgagaatgatggtctccatattcatccatgtccctacaaaggacatgaactcattgtttttgatggctgcatagtattccatggtgtatatgtgccacatttttcctgtccagtctatcattgatgggcatttgggttggttccaggtctttgctattgtaaacagtgctgcaatgaacatttgtgtgcatatgtccttataatagaacaatttataatcctttggatatatacccagtaatgggattgctgggtcaaatggaatttctatttctaggtccttgaggaatcaccacagtgtcttccacaatggttgaactaatttacactcccaccaacagtgtaagagtgttcctatttctccacatcctctccagcatctgttgtctccagattttttaatgatcgccattctaactggcgtgagatagtatctcagtgtagttttgatttgcatttctctaatgactagtgatgatgagcattttttcatatgtttgttggcctcatgtatgtcttcttttgtaaagcgtctgttcatatcctttgcccacttttgaatgggcttgtttgttttgttcttgaaaatctgttctagttctttgtaaattctggatatcagccctt from Callithrix jacchus isolate 240 chromosome 11, calJac240_pri, whole genome shotgun sequence includes the following:
- the MPLKIP gene encoding M-phase-specific PLK1-interacting protein — encoded protein: MQRQNFRPPTPPYPGPGGGGWGSGSSFRGTPGGGGPRLPSPRDGYGSPHHTPPYGPRSRPYGSSHSPRHGGSFPGGRFGSPSPGGYPGSYSRSPAGSQQQFGYSPGQQQTHPQGSPRTSTPFGSGRVREKRMSNELENYFKPSMLEDPWAGLEPVSVVDISQQYSNTQTFTGKKGRYFC